The bacterium genome contains the following window.
CGCGATCACGCCGCGCACCCGCGCGATCATGCCGGTCCACACCGCGGGGCATCCGGCCGACCTCGATCCGATACTGGCGCTGGCCCGCAGGCACCGCGTGCTCGTGATCGAAGACGCCTGTCAGGCGATCGGCGCGCGCTACAAAGACCGGGCCGTCGGGACGCTCGGCGAGATGGGCTGCTACAGCTTCGTGCAGAACAAGGCGATGACGTGCGGCGGCGAGGGCGGGGCGGTGGGGTCGTTCGACGAGGTGCAGGTGCGCCGCGTCTTCACCCTGGCGAACCACGCGCGCGGCGAGCAGTTCCACCGCGGCCACGACGACGAGGCCGTCCCGGTCGCGCACGACGAAATCGGGTTCAACTACCGCCAGTCGGAGATCCTCTCCGCGATCGCGCGGGTCCAGCTGCGCCGGCTGCCGGGGTGGATCGAGCAGCGCCGCCGGTGGGCGCGGGCCTATCGCGAGTTGATCGCTGTCCGCGATCTCCCGATCGACCTGCCCGGCGAACGGCCGTGGGCTTACCACTCGTACGTCCGGTTTGAGGTCCGGGTCCGCGCGGGCGAGCGGGCCGCGCTTCGCCGGTACCTCGCGGAGCACGGTGTCCGGACGCAGGTCCACTATCCGACGCCGATCCATCTCGACACGCCGTACCGCGCGCTGCTGGGGATGCGCGAAGGCGCGCTGCCGGTGAGCGAGCGGCTGGCCCGCGAAATCATGACGCTGCCGCTGTATCCGCAGATGACCGAGGACGACGTGGCGTACGTGGTCGATCATCTCCACAGCTTCTTCCGCGAGCGCAGGCCCGCCACCGCGTAGGTCCGCTGGGGCTGCGCCGCCGCTGCCGCGCCGTTACTGCCACTCCGCGTGGAAGAGGGCGCGCACCTCTTCGCGGGCGAGGCCCGCGCTGAGGAGCGCCGTCAGCTTTATGCGGGCCTTGAGGCCGGACGTGCCCGAAAAGATCATGCCGAGCGACAGCAGGTGGGCCTCGGCGCCTTCGTGCCGGTAGGTATCGCGGTGCAGGCGCCCGCTGACGTACGGATTGGCGACGACGACCATCGTGCCGCCTTCCATCGCGCGCGTGAGCAGCGCGACCTGCCCGGCGCTCAGCCGCCCGGAGTCGACGACGATCCCGTCGGATGCGGCGTCGAGGGCCGCGCGCAGCAGCACGTCGCTCGAGTCGGCCGCGAAGGGGATGCGCTCCACGCGCGCGGTGATGGCCGGGGGCATCACCGCCCGGATGCGCGCGAACGGCCGCCGGGCGAAGAAGACGTGGTCCTCGTCGACCGCGCCGAGCGGGCCGAACTCCGGCGACTGGAAGGCCGCGGCGTTCGCGGAGCTCATCTTCGTGACGTCCCGCGCGCAGTGGATCGTGCCGTTCATGACGACCAGCACCCCGAGGCCGCGGGAGCGTTCGCACGCGGCGACCTGAATCGCGTTCAGCAGGTTGAGCGGCCCGTCGTCGCTCGGCAGCGTCGGATTCCGCATGGCGCCCGTGAGCGCGACCGGCCGGTCCGTGTCGAGGGTCACGTCGAGAAAATACGCCGTCTGCTCGAGGGTGGCGGTGCCGTGGGTGACGACGACGCCCGCCAGGTCCGGATCCGCGAGCGCCCCGCCGATCCGGGCCGCGAGGGCGAGCATGTCATCGAAGCGGATCGCGCTGCTCGGGACTTCGAGCCACGGGTCCACCTCGCAGCGCGCGTAGGATGCGGCCGGAATGCGCGCCAGGAGCTCCGCGGGACCGAGGCCGGGCTCGACGACGCCGGAGGGGCGCAGTGTTCCGGCGATGGTCCCGCCGGTCGTGATGACGAGGACTCTCGGGAGCGCCACCGGGGCTTAGACGAGGTAGCCCAGGCGGCCGGACAATTCGTACGCGGCGTCCTGCAGGAGGCGCGCGAGCTGCTCGATGTCCTCTTCGCGAATTTGGAACACCGACCCCGAGAGGCTCAGCGCCGCTTCGACCGTGCCGGACGGGCCGCGGACCGGGACGCCGATGCAGCGGATGCCGGCGAGGAACTCCTCCTCGTCGACGGCGTAGCCGCGCTCGCGGGTGCGCCGCAGCTCCTGCGCGAGCGCCGCGCGATCGGTGATCGTGTGGGGCGTGCAGACGGTAAGGTCGCTGCGGAGAATGCGGTCCACCTCGTCCTGCGGCAGAAACGCGAGCATCGCCTTGCCGAGCGCCGTCGCATGGGCCGGCGCACGCCGCCCGACCGGCGTGTACATCCGCGCGCTCTTCGGGCCGTCGATGCGCGCGATGTACATGACGTGCTGTTGATGCAGAATCCCGAGATTCGCGTTGCAGCTCGTCGCGGCGACCAGCCGCTCGAGCAGGGAGATCGCCTGCTTGCGGATCTCGAGCTGGTTGAGGGCCGCGCCGGCGAGGATGATGCCCTGGAGCCCCAGCCGGTACTTCTCGGTCCGGGGGTCCTGTGCCACGTACCCTTCGGCCGCGAGCGTGGAGAGGATCCGGTAGACGGTGCTCTGGCTGGTCTTGAGGCGCTTGCTCAACTCGATCACGCCGACCTGGCGGCCGTCTTCGGCAAGCAGATTGAGAATGTCGACGGACCGCTTGACCGTTTTGACGGAGTCGGATTTCGGCATCTGGCCCCCCAAGCGCTGCGGCGATCCCGGCGCGACACTGGGCCGTTCACCTTCTGAAATGAAATCCCCTTCCGTTCCCGAACCTTCTAGAAATAATAGCGGCAGGAACCGCTAATTTGGCCACAAAATACGAAAGATCGTTTTCTTTCCGGGCTTCGAGGCGTCCATGAGAGGGGAGGCGGTCGCGGGGATGGATTGCGCTGAGCCGGTACGGAACTCCACCACCCGTCTTCCGACGCTGGATCTCTTTTCGCTGGCCGGCCGGGTTGCCATTGTTACGGGCGGCAACCGCAACCTCGGCCTCGGCCTGAGCCGCGGACTGGCGGGCGCGGGCGCGCACGTGCTCATCGCCAACCGGGACGCGGAGGGCGGCGCGGCCGCGGCCGAGGCGCTGCGCCGGGAGGGCTGGAGCGTCGCCGCGTGCCCGACCGACGTGAGCGACCCGGCGGCGTGCGAGCGGATGGCGGCCGCCGCCGCGGACCGGTGGGGCCGCGTCGATATCCTCATTAACAACGGGGCCGTTCGCGTCGACAAGACCGCGGCGGAGCACACCGCGGCCGATCTCGACCGGATCCTGGGCGTCAACGTCCGGGGCGTCTTCCACGCCTGCCAGGCGGTCTATCCGTTCATGCGCCGGCAGGGCAGGGGACGCATCGTCAACATCGGCTCCATCTCCGCGCGCAAGGGCATGGTGCGGCGGACCTCCTACAGCGCCTCGAAGGGCGCCGTGCTGGCGCTGACGCGCGGGCTCGCGGTCGAGTGGGCCGCGGACGGCATCACGGTGAACTCCATCTCGCCCGGATCGATCGCGTCCCCGGACCGGCCCGCCGATCCCGCGTCGGCCCGCCACAAGATGACGCTCGACCTCATTCCGCTCGGGCGCGTGTCGCGGGCGGAGGACATCGTCGGCCTCTGCGTGTTTCTGGCATCGGACGCCTCGGCGTACCTCACCGGTCAGGATGTGCTCATCGACGGCGGGTGGTCGCTCGTGATGCGTCCGATGTCGATGCCTTAGGGAAGTCCACGGCAGACTCGGAGGGACAGTCCATGAGCCGGCATGCGGTGAAGCAGACGATGACCCGAAGGGATCTCCTCTCCGCCGGCGCGCGCGGCGCGTCGCTCGCGCTGCTCGGCGGCGGCGTGCTGTCGATCGAGAGCGCGCCCACGCTCGGCGCGCCCGCGGGGAGCGCCGGACGCGTGCTCAGCGTCGCGACGCTCCTCAACATCAAAACCCTCGACCCCGGGCGGACCCTCGAGAACGGCACGAACAACATCGCCCACGTGACATACGACACGCTCGTCACCTTCGCCGGCGAGGACCTCGCCACGATCCGGCCGTCGCTGGCGACGAAGTGGTCGACGTCGCCGGACGGTCTGACCTACACGTTCACCCTGCGGCCCAACGTGAAGTTCGCGAGCGGCAACCCGATGACGTCGGCGGATTTCAAGTGGTCGTTCGAGCGCCTGATGCACATCAAAGGCAACGGCGCGTGGCTGCTGGACGGCGTCGAGGCGGTGTTGGCGCCGAATCCCACGACGGTCGTCCTGAAGCTCAGCCGGCCGGTGCCGGCGCTGCTGCCGATTCTGACGGCCCCGCCGTTGAGCCCGGTGGACACGAAGGTGGTCGCGGCGAACGGCGGCGACGCGGGGCCGGACGCGAAGGACAAGGACACCGCGGAAGGCTACCTCAACGCGCACTCCGCCGGCACGGGCGCGTTCGTCCTCACGAGCTACGTACCGAACCAGGAGCTCGTGCTGGCGAAGAACCCGACCTTCTGGCGGGGGCCGTCGGATCTGGACCGCGTCGTGATCCGCAACGTCGCGGAGCCGAGCGCGCAGGCGCTGATGGTGCAAAAGGGCGACGTCGACATCGCGGTCAACATTCAGGCCGACCAGGCGCTCCAGTTGCGCCACGTGCCCGGCGTGACGGTCAGGACCAGCCCCGCCCTGAACGTCGTCAACATCATCATGAACAGCAACCCGCAGGTCGGCGGACCGTTCAGCCATCCCAAGGTCCGCCAAGCGATCCGCTACGCCATCGACTACCAGGGCGTCATGGCGCTGGCGGCGCCCGGGTCGGTCCGCTCGGCGGGCATCATCCCGCCGAGTTTCCCCGGCGCGCGGCCGCGCGGCGAGGCCGCGAAGACCGACCGCGAACGGGCGCGGGCGCTGCTCAAAGAGGCCAACCTCGGCAACGTCGAGGGGACCTTCATCTACTCGAGCACCTACGCGTCGTTCGGCGTCGACACGAGCATCCTGTCGCAGAAAATTCAGCACGACCTGGCGGCGGTCGGCATCAAGGTCAAACTCGTCGATCTCCCGTACGCGGTCCAGGTGCAGCAGTACCGCGACGGCAAGATCCCGATGGGCCTCGGCGGCTGGCTCGCGGACTACATGGACATGAGCGACTATCTCGTCTTCCTGCCCGGGCGGACGGTCGGCAAGCGGCTGCAGTGGTTCCCGGATTCGAGCCCCGAGGCGCAGGAGATCGTCAAGCTCGGGGCGCGGACCGAGACCGAGGTCGACCGCGCGAAGGCGATTGCGCTCTATCAGGAGCTCGACCGGCGGATCTCCGACGCGGGGCCGTACATCCCGCTGTACCAGCCCGCGGTGCCCTACGCGTTCCGCTCGAACGTCAAAGGCGTAACCTACAACACCGGCTGGTACGTGGACTACTCGACGATAAGCAAGACGTGAGGGGGAGAGCATGACCATCTCGCCAGACCGCACCATCGCCGCGCGCGCATCGCAGCGCGCAGCCGGCATACGCTCCGGCGACCGCGAGCGCCTCTTGGCGCTCGCGCAGAATCGGCGGGACATGGTGTCACTGGGGCGGGGCGACCCGGACCTGCCGACGCCGGCGCACATCATCGAGGCCGCCAAGCGCGCCCTCGACGGCGGCGCGACGCACTACACGCACTGGCAGGGCCGGCCCGATCTTCGGGACGCGGTGGCGGAGAAGTGCCGGCGGGACTACGGGGCGGACGTGCACGGCGGCCAGGTGATCATCACCGCCGGCGCGCAGGAGGCGATGTACGTCGCATTCCAGACCCTGCTCGACCCCGGCGACGAGGCGCTGCTGGCGGATCGCCACTACACCTCGTACTCCCGCGCGGTGCGCCTCGCCGGCGGCGTGCCGGTGTTTCTGCCGACGCGCGAGGAGACGGGGTTCGTCATCGATCCGCGCGACGTGGAAGCGCGGATCACCCCGCGCACGAAGCTGCTCGTCGTCGTCTCTCCGGAGAACCCGACGGGCGCGGTGATCCCGCCGGGGACGATCGCGGAGCTGGGCCGCATTGCGCTGCGGCACGACCTCATGGTGATCGCCGACGACATCTACGAGAAGTTCGTGTACGAGGGCCCGCCGCACGCCAGCATCGCCGCGGAGCCGGATCTGTTCGGCCGCTCGATCGTCATCAACGGGTTCAGCAAGACCTACGCGATGACCGGCTGGCGTGTCGGCTACATGGTGGTGCCGCAGGAGCTGATCCCCGCCGTCGAGATCGTGAAGCACACGCTGACGATCTGCGCGCCGGCGGTCTCGCAGGCCGCGGCGCTCGCCGCGCTGACCGGCCCGCAAGACTGCGTCACGGAGATGCGGGACATCTACGCGAAGCGCCGCCGGATTCTGCTCGACGGCTACGCGCCGCTCGGGATGGGAGGACGGTGGTCGCGCGGGGCGCTCTACGTCTACGCCAGGGTGCCGGACTCGCGCCTCAGCTCGTATGAGTTCTGCGTGAACCTGCTCGAGCAGGGGAACGTGCTGGTATTTCCGGGAACCGGTTTCGGCAGCGGCGAGGGCTACGTCCGCACGACGCTGCTGCAGCCGGAGGCTGTGCTGGTCGAAGCGGTGTCACGGATGTCGGCGGTGCTGCCCGTACGGGCGGCGGGAGAGGGGGACTCGCATGGACACGCACGGTAGGCGGCTGTCCCGGCGCGATCTGCTGCGGGGCACGGTCGCGGCCGGCGCCGGCGGCGCGCTGGGGATCGGGGCCGGCGCGGGCTGGCTGTCGCGCGAGGCGGGGGTCGCGACGGCGCAGCGGGCGACCTCCGGGACGCTCCAGGTGGCCTGGGATCAGGTACAGGACAATCTCGATCCGCAAACGGCCCGCGGCAACCGCAACTGGTGGGTGCTGACGGAGCTGTACGACACGCTGACGTACCTGCCCGGATACAGCCTCGAGGCGAAGCCGCTGCTGGCCGAGTCGTGGGCGGTCACCGGCAACGGCACCGTCTACACGTTCAAGCTCCGCCGCGGCATCAAGTTCACCACGGGCTCCGACCTGACCGCGGAGGCCGTCAAGTACAGCATTGACCGGATGCAGGCGACGAAGCTCGGGCCGCTCTTTCTCACCGTGGCCTTCGACCGCGCCGAGGTGGTGGACCGCGGCACCGTCCGCTTCGTCCTCAAGTACCCGTACGCGGCGTGGCCGGTGATTCTCTCCCATCCGGCCGTCTGCAGCATCGTCGACCCGAAGGTGGTCGAGTCACACGGCGGCGTCCAGGAACGGAAACGCAACGACTACCTCTCGGCCAACACCGCCGGCATCAGCCCGTGGCTGATCGACCGCTGGGACCAGGGGCAGCGCATCGTGCTGGTGCGGAATCCCCAGTACTGGCGCGGCTGGAACGGCCAGCATCTCAACCGCGTCGTGCTGGAGACGGTGCCGGAGCAGGAGACGCGCCTCCTCCGCCTCGAGAAGGGCGACGTGGACATCGCGACGGTGAACGCGGCGAATCTGCCGGGGCTCGAGCAGCGGATCGCGCGCGGGCGGCTGCCGGTCGCGATCGAGAAGACGAAGAACGGGCAGGCGCTGCTGAGCCTCTCGACGATGCAGATTAACATGAACAACAAGATTCTGCCGACGAGCGACGTCAACGTCCGCAAGGGCCTGAGCCACGCCTTCAACTACAACCTGTTCATCGGCAAGGTGCTCAATGGCTACGCCGTGCGGATGGCGGGGATGATTCCGCGCGGCATCCTCGGGCACGTCGCCGACTATCCGCTGGTCGACTTCGATTTGAACAAGGCGAAGCAGGCGTTCGACGCGGCGGCGCCGGCGGCCAAGGCGGAGCTCGCCAAAGGGCTGACCTTCCGGTACGTGCCGGGCTACGTGCTCGGCCAGGAAGGCGCGTTGATGTGGCAGCAGGACCTCGCCAAGATCGGGATCCGCCTGAGCCTTCAGGAGATCGACCAGGCGACGCTCAGCGGCATGCAGACGTCGGTGCCGGGCGTGCCGCTGATCGAGGGGCGGTGGGTCGGCGACTTTCCCGATCCCGACAACTTTGTGACGGCCGCGCGTCCCGACTACTGGCCGCCGAACGGGTTCGGCGCCGCGTTCGCCGGCGACGCCCGGACCGACTCGCTGGTACAGCGGGGCCGGATGGAGCAGGACCCGGCGCGGCGCAGGGCCATCTACCGGGATCTCGAGGTGTACTTCCGCGACCAGTACCCGATCATCATGGTGGCCGAGCCGTCCGGCGTGCTCAACGAGTGGAACGCGCGGGCGAACTGGGTGGCGGGGTTCGAGTTCAACCCGATGTTCCACCCGCTCTACTACAACGCGTTCAAGCAGGGGTAGAGGCGCGGCGCCGGCGTGAGCGCCCTTCGGCGCCCGCGCCGGGTGCCGTTCCGGCCGCCGGAGGGCCGGCCCGCCCGCCGATGATCGCCTACCTGACGCGCCGTCTCGCCATGCTGGTCGTGGTGGTGTTCGGCGCCATGACCGTGACGTTCGTGATCGCCCGCGTCATCCCGACGAACGTCGCCCAGATCTGGGCCGGCGTCCAAGGCTTCAAGGTTACGCCCGACGTCATCGCGCTGGTGAAGCGCGAGTATCATCTCGATGATCCGCTCCTCGTGCAGTACGGTTACTACCTGCGGGACGTGGCAAGCGGCCGGTGGGGGACGTCGCCCGTGACGGGGCGGCCCGTCGCGGCCGATATCCTCGCGTACCTGCCGAACACGGTCGAGCTCGCCGCGGCGGGCCTCGCGCTCGCCGTGATCGTCAGCGTGCCGATCGGCATCGTCGCGGCGCGCGCGCGAAACTCGCCGCTCGACCACCTCAGCCGCGCGCTCGCCCTCGTGGGGGTCGCCGCGCCGACGTTCTGGGTAGGACTGCTGCTCCAGTTGGTCTTCTACTATATGCTCGGCTGGGCGCGCGATCCGGGCGGGATGCTCAGCTCGTCTGTGCTCGCCACGGCGCCGGTCCGGCACGTCACCGGGATGCTGGTGCTCGACGCCGCGATGACCGGCAACGGGGCGGCGCTGGCCGACA
Protein-coding sequences here:
- a CDS encoding SDR family oxidoreductase, which codes for MDCAEPVRNSTTRLPTLDLFSLAGRVAIVTGGNRNLGLGLSRGLAGAGAHVLIANRDAEGGAAAAEALRREGWSVAACPTDVSDPAACERMAAAAADRWGRVDILINNGAVRVDKTAAEHTAADLDRILGVNVRGVFHACQAVYPFMRRQGRGRIVNIGSISARKGMVRRTSYSASKGAVLALTRGLAVEWAADGITVNSISPGSIASPDRPADPASARHKMTLDLIPLGRVSRAEDIVGLCVFLASDASAYLTGQDVLIDGGWSLVMRPMSMP
- a CDS encoding asparaginase — encoded protein: MALPRVLVITTGGTIAGTLRPSGVVEPGLGPAELLARIPAASYARCEVDPWLEVPSSAIRFDDMLALAARIGGALADPDLAGVVVTHGTATLEQTAYFLDVTLDTDRPVALTGAMRNPTLPSDDGPLNLLNAIQVAACERSRGLGVLVVMNGTIHCARDVTKMSSANAAAFQSPEFGPLGAVDEDHVFFARRPFARIRAVMPPAITARVERIPFAADSSDVLLRAALDAASDGIVVDSGRLSAGQVALLTRAMEGGTMVVVANPYVSGRLHRDTYRHEGAEAHLLSLGMIFSGTSGLKARIKLTALLSAGLAREEVRALFHAEWQ
- a CDS encoding ABC transporter permease; protein product: MIAYLTRRLAMLVVVVFGAMTVTFVIARVIPTNVAQIWAGVQGFKVTPDVIALVKREYHLDDPLLVQYGYYLRDVASGRWGTSPVTGRPVAADILAYLPNTVELAAAGLALAVIVSVPIGIVAARARNSPLDHLSRALALVGVAAPTFWVGLLLQLVFYYMLGWARDPGGMLSSSVLATAPVRHVTGMLVLDAAMTGNGAALADTLNHLALPAVSLALPLVALVSRMTRASMLEVLHQDYVRTARAKGVPEWRVTWRHALRNAMLPTVTVLGLSTGWLLTGSVVTELIFYWPGVGRYAVGAVTSFDFPAVTAYTALAAVIFSLANLLTDLTYAYLDPRIRFG
- a CDS encoding IclR family transcriptional regulator encodes the protein MPKSDSVKTVKRSVDILNLLAEDGRQVGVIELSKRLKTSQSTVYRILSTLAAEGYVAQDPRTEKYRLGLQGIILAGAALNQLEIRKQAISLLERLVAATSCNANLGILHQQHVMYIARIDGPKSARMYTPVGRRAPAHATALGKAMLAFLPQDEVDRILRSDLTVCTPHTITDRAALAQELRRTRERGYAVDEEEFLAGIRCIGVPVRGPSGTVEAALSLSGSVFQIREEDIEQLARLLQDAAYELSGRLGYLV
- a CDS encoding DegT/DnrJ/EryC1/StrS family aminotransferase — translated: AITPRTRAIMPVHTAGHPADLDPILALARRHRVLVIEDACQAIGARYKDRAVGTLGEMGCYSFVQNKAMTCGGEGGAVGSFDEVQVRRVFTLANHARGEQFHRGHDDEAVPVAHDEIGFNYRQSEILSAIARVQLRRLPGWIEQRRRWARAYRELIAVRDLPIDLPGERPWAYHSYVRFEVRVRAGERAALRRYLAEHGVRTQVHYPTPIHLDTPYRALLGMREGALPVSERLAREIMTLPLYPQMTEDDVAYVVDHLHSFFRERRPATA
- a CDS encoding ABC transporter substrate-binding protein — its product is MDTHGRRLSRRDLLRGTVAAGAGGALGIGAGAGWLSREAGVATAQRATSGTLQVAWDQVQDNLDPQTARGNRNWWVLTELYDTLTYLPGYSLEAKPLLAESWAVTGNGTVYTFKLRRGIKFTTGSDLTAEAVKYSIDRMQATKLGPLFLTVAFDRAEVVDRGTVRFVLKYPYAAWPVILSHPAVCSIVDPKVVESHGGVQERKRNDYLSANTAGISPWLIDRWDQGQRIVLVRNPQYWRGWNGQHLNRVVLETVPEQETRLLRLEKGDVDIATVNAANLPGLEQRIARGRLPVAIEKTKNGQALLSLSTMQINMNNKILPTSDVNVRKGLSHAFNYNLFIGKVLNGYAVRMAGMIPRGILGHVADYPLVDFDLNKAKQAFDAAAPAAKAELAKGLTFRYVPGYVLGQEGALMWQQDLAKIGIRLSLQEIDQATLSGMQTSVPGVPLIEGRWVGDFPDPDNFVTAARPDYWPPNGFGAAFAGDARTDSLVQRGRMEQDPARRRAIYRDLEVYFRDQYPIIMVAEPSGVLNEWNARANWVAGFEFNPMFHPLYYNAFKQG
- a CDS encoding ABC transporter substrate-binding protein, with product MSRHAVKQTMTRRDLLSAGARGASLALLGGGVLSIESAPTLGAPAGSAGRVLSVATLLNIKTLDPGRTLENGTNNIAHVTYDTLVTFAGEDLATIRPSLATKWSTSPDGLTYTFTLRPNVKFASGNPMTSADFKWSFERLMHIKGNGAWLLDGVEAVLAPNPTTVVLKLSRPVPALLPILTAPPLSPVDTKVVAANGGDAGPDAKDKDTAEGYLNAHSAGTGAFVLTSYVPNQELVLAKNPTFWRGPSDLDRVVIRNVAEPSAQALMVQKGDVDIAVNIQADQALQLRHVPGVTVRTSPALNVVNIIMNSNPQVGGPFSHPKVRQAIRYAIDYQGVMALAAPGSVRSAGIIPPSFPGARPRGEAAKTDRERARALLKEANLGNVEGTFIYSSTYASFGVDTSILSQKIQHDLAAVGIKVKLVDLPYAVQVQQYRDGKIPMGLGGWLADYMDMSDYLVFLPGRTVGKRLQWFPDSSPEAQEIVKLGARTETEVDRAKAIALYQELDRRISDAGPYIPLYQPAVPYAFRSNVKGVTYNTGWYVDYSTISKT
- a CDS encoding pyridoxal phosphate-dependent aminotransferase, whose translation is MTISPDRTIAARASQRAAGIRSGDRERLLALAQNRRDMVSLGRGDPDLPTPAHIIEAAKRALDGGATHYTHWQGRPDLRDAVAEKCRRDYGADVHGGQVIITAGAQEAMYVAFQTLLDPGDEALLADRHYTSYSRAVRLAGGVPVFLPTREETGFVIDPRDVEARITPRTKLLVVVSPENPTGAVIPPGTIAELGRIALRHDLMVIADDIYEKFVYEGPPHASIAAEPDLFGRSIVINGFSKTYAMTGWRVGYMVVPQELIPAVEIVKHTLTICAPAVSQAAALAALTGPQDCVTEMRDIYAKRRRILLDGYAPLGMGGRWSRGALYVYARVPDSRLSSYEFCVNLLEQGNVLVFPGTGFGSGEGYVRTTLLQPEAVLVEAVSRMSAVLPVRAAGEGDSHGHAR